In Cellulomonas wangsupingiae, the genomic window CGCGACGTCCTCGACCTGCAGGACGTGTGGGCCGACGCGGCGGTGCTCGCCGGCAGCACCGACGCGGTCGTGCTCGTCCGGGAGGACCCGGCCGGCTCCGTGATGTGGGGCGCGGGTGACCCGCAGGACCTCGGGCGCCTCGTGCCCGGGGCGCTGGTGGACCACGGCCCCGGCCTGCGCTGGGTCACCGTGCCCCGCGCCGTGCCGCTGCCGCAGGACGCCCTGAGCGCGGCCGGCGTCGTGCCGTGCACGTCCTGGGACCGGTTGTCCTGCGACGTCGCGCCCGTCCCGCAGCCGGGGGAGGACGCGGTCGAGGAGCTCGACGTCGCGGCGGACCTGGAGGCGATCACGGCGTGCCTGGACGCGGCCAACCCCACGACGCACGCGCGTCCCGGGGCACCCGACGACGTCGTGTGGTGGGGGGTGCGCGACGGCCGCGCCGGGCTGCTCGGCGTGGTCGGCGTCGCTCGGCGCCCGGGGGACGGGGCCCCGTCGATGCACCTGCACGGGCTCGGCGTCGTGCCTGCGGCCCGCGGTCGGGGCCTCGGGACCGCGCTCGCCGCGCGGGCGACCCGCCGAGCGCTGGAGGACGGCGCGCCGTGGGTGGCGCTCGGCATGTACACGGACAACGACGCGGCGCGCCGCGTGTACGGCGGCCTCGGGTTCCACGTCGACGTCGAGAACGCCGGCTACGGCCCTCCGGGGGCCGCCCGCCCCTGAGGCGCGTGCGCCGGAGCGTTCGGCAGGCGACCCGCCGCCGCCGTGCGTGCCCCGGCGCCATCGAGACGCAGATCGACGACAGCACCGAGCACCGCGGCACCGAGGGTCCGGGACTGCCCGTCGAGTACCCCGACGGCCGGATCCCGCTGACGGGCGTGGCGTCAGGTGACGCCCGGGCGCCCGTGGGCGAGGGCGTCCGCGGCGGTGACGACGGCGACGCCGCCGGCGTAGGCGAGCAGGTCCGTCGCGACGAACGTCGAGCCCAGCACGTACGCCGCCGGCGGCCACGCGGCCGCGAGGTGCGCGGGCACCGCGGTGAGCTGGGCGAGCTCCACGGCGACGCACGCGCCCAGTGACCACGCCGCCGCCGCCCGGGGGCGTGCCCGCGGCGCAGCGAGCAGGACCAGCAGCTGCACGAGGGCCGCGTAGAGCGCCCCTCCGGCGAGGTCGGCGGTCATGCCGTCACCCCGGGACACGGCGAGCCCGGCGGCCACGACCACGACCGCGGCGACGGCCAGCGGCCCCCGGCGACGGGCGGGGCGCACCGCTGGCGCCGGCGCGTCCGGCGGGGCGCTCAGTGGAGGACCGCGAAGCGGTCGTACAGCCGGCGCAACGGCCGCGGTGCCCACCAGTTGGCGCGGTCGAGCACCGTCATCGTCGCCGGCACGAGGAAGAGGCGCACCACGGTCGCGTCGATGAGGACGGCGAACGCGAGCGCGAACCCGACCTCCTTGATGACGACGAGGTCGCCGACCACGAAGCCCGCGAACACCACGATGATGATGGCCGCGGCGGACGTGATGACCCGGCCGGAGCGCTGCAGACCGAGGCGGACGGCCTGGTCGGTCGGCATGCCCTCGTCGTGCAGCTCCTTGACGCGCGAGAGCAGGAAGACCTCGTAGTCCATCGCCAGGCCGAACGCGAACGCCGCGACCAGCGCGAGCACGTACGTCTCGATGCCGCCGGTCGACGTGAAGCCCAGCACGGACTCCAGGTACCCGTCCTGGAACGCCCACACGAGCACCCCGAGCGAGGCCAGGATCGACAGGACGTTGGTGAGCAGCGCCTTGATCGGGATGACGACGGAACCTGTCATGAGGAAGAGCAGGAGCAGCGTCGCCCCGCCCACGATGCCCAGGGCGAGCGGAGCGCGCTCCACGAGGGCCGCGGTGAAGTCGATCTGCGACGCGGCCTGGCCGACGACCCACCGCTCGAACGGGGCGTCCAGGGCACGGACCTCGCGCACGACGTCCGCGGCGACCGGTCCGCCGGGGTCGGTGGTGTCGGCCCGCACGCCGATGACGACGTAGGCGCCCAGCGCGGCGGGCGGGTCGACCGACGCGACGCCCGGCAGCTCGGCGACCTCGGCGGCCCACGCCGTGGCCTCGGGGAGCGAGGCCTCGGCGACGACGGTGACGGCCGGCGACGCGGCGGCGGGGTAGTTCTCCTCGAGGTCGGCCACGTACTCCCGCTGCGGGGTCCCCGAGGGGAGCAGCTCCAGCCCGCTGACCCGCAGGTCCATGCGCAGCACCGGGGCCGCGAGCAGTCCGAGCAGCACGACGCACCCGAGCATCACCCACCAGGGACGGCGCTGCACGCGTGCCGCGAGGCGGGAGAACGCCCCTTCCTCGCTCTGCACGTCCGACGCGCGCCGCAGCCCGGGGATGCGGGACAGCAGGCCGGGCTTGACGAGGCGGCGGCCCAGGAGCGTGAGCAGGGCCGGGACGAGGGTCACCGCGGTCGCGACGGCCACGAGCACGACCGCGACGCCGCCGGCGCCGACCGCCCGCAGGATGTCGGGGCGGAAGACGAGGAGGCCGGCGATGGACACGGCGACCGTCACGGCGGAGAACACCACGGTGCGTCCGGCCGTGGCCATGGTGCGCTCGACCGCGGCGACGACCGCACCGTCGCCGCGGCGCCGGCGGCTGGCCGCGCCGCCGTCGGTCCCGACGATCCGCAGGAGCTCCTCGCGGAACCGGGACACGATGAGGAGCCCGTAGTCGATGGACAGCCCCAGCCCGAGCACGGTGACGACGTTGACGACGGACGCGTCGACGTCCATCACGTACGTCAGCGCGAGGAGCGAGCCCAGGCCGCCGGCGATCGAGGCGAGCGCGCCGGCCATCGGCATCGCCGCCGCGAGGAACCCGCCGAAGACGACGACCATGATGAGCAGCGCGATGGGCAGCGCCACGATCTCCCCGGTGCGCAGGTCCTCCTTCACCTGCTCCGTGATCTCGTCGACGATCAGGTGCTCGGCACCGACGACGCCCTGGACGTCGGGGGCCACGGCCGTCAGCTCGCCCGGCACCTCGCGCAGCCGTTCCTCGACCTCGTCCAGGGCGCGCGTCTCCACGTCGTCGGACAGGTCGGGCTCGAGCTCCACGACCACGAGGAACCCGTCGCCGTCCTGCGCGAGCAGCGGCGCGGCCGCGGGGCTCTCGACGCCGCCCGGCAGCACCAGGGGGTCGATGACCGACGCGACGCCCTCGATCGCCGCGAGGTCCGTTCGAGCGGACTCCAGGGCCGGGCCCACCTCGGGGTCCGCGGGGTCGAGGCCGGAGAGCACCAGGTTGACGTTCGGCCCGGTGGTCCGTTCGTCCGCGAGGATCTGCTGACCCTGCGTCGACTCGGCACCCGGGACGCCGGGGGACCCGGTGGCCACGCGGTCGAAGAGGCTCTGGCCCGGCAGCCCGTAGACCGCCAGGGCGTAGCCGAGGACGGTGAGCACCAGCCAGACGACGACCGTCAGGCGCGGGTGGTGGGCGACGGTGCGACCCAGGCGTGCGAACACGCGGGTCATGCTCGCAGGTCATCGGGGCCCGGCGCATGTCACGACGGCGCCGCAGGGGGTCGAGGGCCCTCGTGACCCTGGTCCGACCTGTCGGCGGCGGTGCGTAGGCTCGACGTCATGGACCTGTTCGACGCGGTCACCTCGACCGCGCAGGGGCTGCCCACCCCCGGTGCCGGCGCGCCCCTCGCGGTGCGGATGCGACCCCGCACCCTCACCGAGGTCGCCGGGCAGGGGCACCTGCTCGTGCCCGGCTCGCCGCTGCGTCGGCTCGTCGAGCCGGCCGACGAGGGGACGCGGCGGGCCGCGCCGTCGTCCGTGATCCTCTGGGGCCCTCCGGGCACCGGCAAGACGACCCTGGCCTACCTCGTCGCCAGCACGTCAGGACGCCGCTTCGTCGAGCTCTCGGCCGTGACCGCCGGGGTCAAGGACGTCCGCGCCGTGGTCGACGACGCCCGCCGCCGCCTCGCGACCGGGGGCGCGGAGACGGTGCTGTTCATCGACGAGGTGCACCGCTTCACGAAGGCGCAGCAGGACGCGCTGCTCCCGAGCGTCGAGAACCGGTGGGTGACGCTGATCGCCGCCACCACCGAGAACCCGTCGTTCTCCGTCAACTCCCCGCTCCTGTCCCGCTCGCTGCTGCTCACCCTGCAGCCCTTGACGACGGACGACGTGCGCACGCTCGTGGAGCGCGCCGTGAGCGACGAGCGGGGTCTGGCGGGGTCGGTCGTCCTGGACGACGACGCGCTGGACCACCTCCTGCGGCTGGCCGGCGGTGACGCCCGCAAGGCGCTGACGGTCCTCGAGGCCGCGGCGGGGGCGGGGCTCGCCGAGGGCGGCCCCCGCACGGACGCGGCCGCTCCCGTCGTGGTCGACCTGGCCACGGTCGAGCGCGCGATCGACGTCGCCGCGGTGCGGTACGACCGTGACGGCGACCAGCACTACGACGTCATCAGCGCGTTCATCAAGTCCGTGCGCGGCTCGGACGTCGACGCGTCGCTGCACTACCTGGCGCGGATGATCGCGGCGGGGGAGGACCCCCGGTTCATCGCGCGGCGCGTCGTCATCTCCGCGGCCGAGGACGTGGGCCTCGCCGACCCCAGCGCGCTGCAGACCGCCGTGGCCGCCGCGCAGGCGGTCGCCCTCATCGGGATGCCCGAGGCGCGGATCATCCTGGCCGAGGCGGTCGTGCACCTGGCGACCGCGCCCAAGTCGAACGCCGCCTACGTCGGCATCGACCGTGCGCTGGCGGACGTGCGGGCCGGGCGCATCGGCACCGTGCCGCCGCACCTGCGCGACGCGCACTACGCCGGCGCCGAGAAGCTCGGCCACGGCGGGGGGTACAGGTACGCGCACGACGCGCCGCACGCCGTGGCGACGCAGCAGTACCTGCCGGACGAGCTCGTGGGCACCCGGTACTACGAGCCGTCGGACCGGGGCTTCGAGCGGTCCGTGGGCGAGCGGCTGACGAGGATCCGCTCGATCCTGGACCCGTCTGCCGGCTCGGTGACGTCGACCGACGGCGCCTGACCCGCCCACCGTCCGGCCCACGGTCGGACGCTCGGCGCGCGTCAGGTAAGATCGACCGGTGCTCCGCCGCGTGCGGACGCACCACGCAGCAAGAGCAGCAGTACCTGGGGCCCTAGCCCGTGGCACCGACCGTCCCCGGACGGTCAGGACGCCGCACCGTGGTCGGCCCCACGCCCGCCGGAACCTCTTCCGTCCGGACCTCGTCCGGTGCGCGGGTGTGCTCGTCCAACGACACGACAGGAAGTACCTCTGTGAGCAACGTGACCCGCTCGCGTCGCCAGGTCCGCCTGAGCCGCGCGCTCGGCCTGGCCCTGACGCCCAAGGCCGTCAAGCACTTCGAGAAGCGCCCCTACCCGCCCGGTGAGCACGGCCGCGCCCGTCGCCGCACCGAGTCGGACTACGCCGTGCGGCTGCGCGAGAAGCAGCGTCTGCGCGCCCAGTACGCGCTGCGCGAGAAGCAGCTCGCCA contains:
- a CDS encoding DUF2809 domain-containing protein translates to MTADLAGGALYAALVQLLVLLAAPRARPRAAAAWSLGACVAVELAQLTAVPAHLAAAWPPAAYVLGSTFVATDLLAYAGGVAVVTAADALAHGRPGVT
- a CDS encoding MMPL family transporter, with the translated sequence MTRVFARLGRTVAHHPRLTVVVWLVLTVLGYALAVYGLPGQSLFDRVATGSPGVPGAESTQGQQILADERTTGPNVNLVLSGLDPADPEVGPALESARTDLAAIEGVASVIDPLVLPGGVESPAAAPLLAQDGDGFLVVVELEPDLSDDVETRALDEVEERLREVPGELTAVAPDVQGVVGAEHLIVDEITEQVKEDLRTGEIVALPIALLIMVVVFGGFLAAAMPMAGALASIAGGLGSLLALTYVMDVDASVVNVVTVLGLGLSIDYGLLIVSRFREELLRIVGTDGGAASRRRRGDGAVVAAVERTMATAGRTVVFSAVTVAVSIAGLLVFRPDILRAVGAGGVAVVLVAVATAVTLVPALLTLLGRRLVKPGLLSRIPGLRRASDVQSEEGAFSRLAARVQRRPWWVMLGCVVLLGLLAAPVLRMDLRVSGLELLPSGTPQREYVADLEENYPAAASPAVTVVAEASLPEATAWAAEVAELPGVASVDPPAALGAYVVIGVRADTTDPGGPVAADVVREVRALDAPFERWVVGQAASQIDFTAALVERAPLALGIVGGATLLLLFLMTGSVVIPIKALLTNVLSILASLGVLVWAFQDGYLESVLGFTSTGGIETYVLALVAAFAFGLAMDYEVFLLSRVKELHDEGMPTDQAVRLGLQRSGRVITSAAAIIIVVFAGFVVGDLVVIKEVGFALAFAVLIDATVVRLFLVPATMTVLDRANWWAPRPLRRLYDRFAVLH
- a CDS encoding GNAT family N-acetyltransferase, yielding MSGGLLARLPAALRGRRDVLDLQDVWADAAVLAGSTDAVVLVREDPAGSVMWGAGDPQDLGRLVPGALVDHGPGLRWVTVPRAVPLPQDALSAAGVVPCTSWDRLSCDVAPVPQPGEDAVEELDVAADLEAITACLDAANPTTHARPGAPDDVVWWGVRDGRAGLLGVVGVARRPGDGAPSMHLHGLGVVPAARGRGLGTALAARATRRALEDGAPWVALGMYTDNDAARRVYGGLGFHVDVENAGYGPPGAARP
- a CDS encoding replication-associated recombination protein A, which encodes MDLFDAVTSTAQGLPTPGAGAPLAVRMRPRTLTEVAGQGHLLVPGSPLRRLVEPADEGTRRAAPSSVILWGPPGTGKTTLAYLVASTSGRRFVELSAVTAGVKDVRAVVDDARRRLATGGAETVLFIDEVHRFTKAQQDALLPSVENRWVTLIAATTENPSFSVNSPLLSRSLLLTLQPLTTDDVRTLVERAVSDERGLAGSVVLDDDALDHLLRLAGGDARKALTVLEAAAGAGLAEGGPRTDAAAPVVVDLATVERAIDVAAVRYDRDGDQHYDVISAFIKSVRGSDVDASLHYLARMIAAGEDPRFIARRVVISAAEDVGLADPSALQTAVAAAQAVALIGMPEARIILAEAVVHLATAPKSNAAYVGIDRALADVRAGRIGTVPPHLRDAHYAGAEKLGHGGGYRYAHDAPHAVATQQYLPDELVGTRYYEPSDRGFERSVGERLTRIRSILDPSAGSVTSTDGA